One window from the genome of Bufo bufo chromosome 4, aBufBuf1.1, whole genome shotgun sequence encodes:
- the C4H1orf131 gene encoding uncharacterized protein C1orf131 homolog, with protein MTEVRDQLDSVLSSLYDFGDEFVTHEESIPKHGQLNELSEKNEDEKLNGGVKDQRPVGWSKRGKKNVSMFFDSIKDELGSQDKSSTMSSTSRPSTVEVVTFISRKGKTQSKDVRDGNTEKNIEPEEGHSQELNFEKVRLEVHKFGITGYKKEKQRQFEQERAIMLGAKPPKREYVNYKILQEQVKQKEQEQKEKNFTESGLEPVKKKLKQGKNDRRSRRTKGLRTAPSGQVGRFRNGALILSGKDIEKIKKSRVIK; from the exons GTGATGAATTTGTGACTCATGAGGAAAGCATCCCCAAGCATGGACAATTGAATGAACTTTCAGAAAAGAACGAGGATGAAAAACTAAATGGTGGAGTAAAAGATCAGAGACCGGTGGGGTGGTCTAAACGGGGGAAGAAAAACGTGTCCATGTTTTTTGATTCCATTAAGGATGAACTGGGTAGTCAGGACAAGAGCTCAACTATGTCTAGTACTTCAAGGCCTTCTACTGTGGAAGTTGTGACCTTCATCAGTCGCAAAGGCAAGACGCAAAGCAAAGATGTGCGAGATGGGAATACAGAG AAAAACATTGAGCCAGAGGAAGGCCACAGTCAGGAATTAAACTTTGAAAAG GTCCGGTTGGAGGTGCACAAGTTTGGGATAACAGGTTACAAGAAAGAAAAACAAAGACAGTTTGAACAAGAGCGTGCTATAATGCTAGGGGCAAAG CCTCCCAAAAGAGAATATGTGAATTATAAGATCTTACAAGAACAAGTAAAGCAAAAGGAGCAAGAgcagaaagaaaaaaactttacG GAAAGTGGACTGGAACCAGTAAAGAAAAAACTAAAGCAAGGAAAGAATGACAG GAGGTCCAGAAGAACAAAAGGTTTAAGAACAGCACCTTCTGGACAAGTTGGGAGGTTTAGAAATGGAGCATTGATTCTAAGTGGCAAAGATATTGAGAAGATAAAAAAGTCCAGAGTTATTAAATGA